One window from the genome of Hydra vulgaris chromosome 02, alternate assembly HydraT2T_AEP encodes:
- the LOC136076634 gene encoding uncharacterized protein LOC136076634 isoform X2, translating into MEVIKSNILRTLPHIDGCVLNQVVKNLWEIGVENETDLYLVKVDDLVLLKPIQQRKLLESWAKESSDFIVATQSSIQMVPTVKVKNNSTNSIMKIKHVSAADWYLTFVLPWAKMSREVQDILAAGERPLTAHRCAIIRIIMNDVLAVCPKPLKKHLDVIASSMVAKYPKSFKDEYGTTVIGSGHDSLTLQLVNRYDYLQRPNRVPPLMSVLNMESQKEQLSVDVIKRKTDSYGCLNREPVLSVSNSPEELKYYLQRTEINEKMLLNDLLIKFPNLFTVDGLLHHFDVLMGGVNAGELLMKALYDEKLYLFLHSCGIANLNVKKVIKNLDKAKHETLSDLPVAPGLLMALISLFNEKLDALFMFVDETMDQTELVPRSNSPHLCVYGNSLFTANRFMLVIDCIVAVDGMNNFIKSFCCLFASFYIFNIPYPKEASSILEFCQRAFFGINPEKGSKARRTKKTTAISKAVLSILQKFAKFNNI; encoded by the exons atggaggttattaaaagtaatattttaagaacACTGCCACATATTGACGGATGTGTTTTAAACCAGGTTGTGAAAAATTTATGGGAAATAGGTGTTGAAAATGAAACAGATCTCTACCTGGTTAAAGTTGATGATTTGGTTTTGCTAAAACCCATCCAACAACGCAAACTCCTTGAATCTTGGGCAAAGGAAAGCTctg ATTTTATTGTGGCCACACAATCCAGCATACAAATGGTGCCCACAGTTAAAGTGAAAAATAACTCAACTAATTCga TAATGAAGATTAAACATGTAAGTGCTGCTGATTGGTATTTGACATTTGTTTTACCTTGGGCCAAAATGTCTAGAGAGGTACAAGATATATTAGCAGCTGGAGAAAGACCTTTAACAGCACATCGGTGTGCAATTATAAGGATTATTATGAATGATGTCCTTGCTGTTTGCCCAAagccattaaaaaaacatttagatgtAATTGCATCTTCTATGGTTGCCAAATATCCTAAATCGTTTAAAGATGAGTATGGTACTACAGTGATTGGTAGCGGTCATGACAGTTTAACGTTACAACTAGTAAACCGTTATGACTATCTGCAGCGGCCAAACCGTGTTCCACCATTAATGAGTGTTTTAAATATGGAATCCCAAAAGGAACAATTATCAGTAgatgttataaaaagaaaaactgataGTTATGGTTGCTTGAACCGAGAACCAGTTCTCAGTGTTTCAAACAGTCCTGAAGAACTCAAATACTATTTACAACGAactgaaataaatgaaaagatgTTATTGAAtgatttgttgataaaattccccaatttatttaca GTTGATGGTTTGCTACATCACTTTGATGTTTTGATGGGTGGAGTGAATGCTGGTGAACTTTTGATGAAAGCATTATATGatgaaaagttatatttatttttgcatagTTGTGGAATAGCAAACCTTAACGTAAAGAaggtgataaaaaatttagataaagcaAAACATGAAACTTTGTCAGATTTACCTGTGGCTCCCGGTCTTCTAATGGCTTTGATTAgtttgtttaatgaaaaacttgACGCACTCTTTATGTTTGTGGAT gAGACAATGGATCAAACAGAATTGGTGCCAAGATCAAATTCTCCTCATCTATGTGTTTATG GGAATTCGCTATTTACAGCAAATCGATTCATGCTGGTAATTGATTGCATTGTTGCAGTTGATGGAATGAACAATTTCATCAAGtcattttgttgtttatttgcgagtttttatattttcaatataccATATCCAAAAGAAGCTTCATCAATATTAGAATTTTGTCAACG TGCATTTTTCGGCATCAATCCTGAAAAAGGGAGCAAAGCAAGGCGAACGAAGAAGACTACAGCAATAAGCAAAGCTGTGCTGTCAATACTGCAGAAGTTTgcgaaatttaataatatttga
- the LOC136076634 gene encoding uncharacterized protein LOC136076634 isoform X1: MEVIKSNILRTLPHIDGCVLNQVVKNLWEIGVENETDLYLVKVDDLVLLKPIQQRKLLESWAKESSEQSQKSVDFIVATQSSIQMVPTVKVKNNSTNSIMKIKHVSAADWYLTFVLPWAKMSREVQDILAAGERPLTAHRCAIIRIIMNDVLAVCPKPLKKHLDVIASSMVAKYPKSFKDEYGTTVIGSGHDSLTLQLVNRYDYLQRPNRVPPLMSVLNMESQKEQLSVDVIKRKTDSYGCLNREPVLSVSNSPEELKYYLQRTEINEKMLLNDLLIKFPNLFTVDGLLHHFDVLMGGVNAGELLMKALYDEKLYLFLHSCGIANLNVKKVIKNLDKAKHETLSDLPVAPGLLMALISLFNEKLDALFMFVDETMDQTELVPRSNSPHLCVYGNSLFTANRFMLVIDCIVAVDGMNNFIKSFCCLFASFYIFNIPYPKEASSILEFCQRAFFGINPEKGSKARRTKKTTAISKAVLSILQKFAKFNNI; encoded by the exons atggaggttattaaaagtaatattttaagaacACTGCCACATATTGACGGATGTGTTTTAAACCAGGTTGTGAAAAATTTATGGGAAATAGGTGTTGAAAATGAAACAGATCTCTACCTGGTTAAAGTTGATGATTTGGTTTTGCTAAAACCCATCCAACAACGCAAACTCCTTGAATCTTGGGCAAAGGAAAGCTctg aACAATCCCAAAAATCTGTAGATTTTATTGTGGCCACACAATCCAGCATACAAATGGTGCCCACAGTTAAAGTGAAAAATAACTCAACTAATTCga TAATGAAGATTAAACATGTAAGTGCTGCTGATTGGTATTTGACATTTGTTTTACCTTGGGCCAAAATGTCTAGAGAGGTACAAGATATATTAGCAGCTGGAGAAAGACCTTTAACAGCACATCGGTGTGCAATTATAAGGATTATTATGAATGATGTCCTTGCTGTTTGCCCAAagccattaaaaaaacatttagatgtAATTGCATCTTCTATGGTTGCCAAATATCCTAAATCGTTTAAAGATGAGTATGGTACTACAGTGATTGGTAGCGGTCATGACAGTTTAACGTTACAACTAGTAAACCGTTATGACTATCTGCAGCGGCCAAACCGTGTTCCACCATTAATGAGTGTTTTAAATATGGAATCCCAAAAGGAACAATTATCAGTAgatgttataaaaagaaaaactgataGTTATGGTTGCTTGAACCGAGAACCAGTTCTCAGTGTTTCAAACAGTCCTGAAGAACTCAAATACTATTTACAACGAactgaaataaatgaaaagatgTTATTGAAtgatttgttgataaaattccccaatttatttaca GTTGATGGTTTGCTACATCACTTTGATGTTTTGATGGGTGGAGTGAATGCTGGTGAACTTTTGATGAAAGCATTATATGatgaaaagttatatttatttttgcatagTTGTGGAATAGCAAACCTTAACGTAAAGAaggtgataaaaaatttagataaagcaAAACATGAAACTTTGTCAGATTTACCTGTGGCTCCCGGTCTTCTAATGGCTTTGATTAgtttgtttaatgaaaaacttgACGCACTCTTTATGTTTGTGGAT gAGACAATGGATCAAACAGAATTGGTGCCAAGATCAAATTCTCCTCATCTATGTGTTTATG GGAATTCGCTATTTACAGCAAATCGATTCATGCTGGTAATTGATTGCATTGTTGCAGTTGATGGAATGAACAATTTCATCAAGtcattttgttgtttatttgcgagtttttatattttcaatataccATATCCAAAAGAAGCTTCATCAATATTAGAATTTTGTCAACG TGCATTTTTCGGCATCAATCCTGAAAAAGGGAGCAAAGCAAGGCGAACGAAGAAGACTACAGCAATAAGCAAAGCTGTGCTGTCAATACTGCAGAAGTTTgcgaaatttaataatatttga